One Mytilus trossulus isolate FHL-02 chromosome 5, PNRI_Mtr1.1.1.hap1, whole genome shotgun sequence DNA segment encodes these proteins:
- the LOC134717568 gene encoding uncharacterized protein LOC134717568, translated as MSLSENSRNEILWWIKNVDRNEGKSISFGTPTEYIETDASKIGWGAVYGKNKTQGRWMKSESISHINILELLAIKYAFFSLGKNISNSHICIKSDSSTAVQYINNMGGSVVALLEVVREIWFWAADKNNFITAVHIAGKDNITPDQLSRNFSDSSEWKLKENIFRNICGHFFQPNIDLFASRLNKQLSKYVSWFPDPDAMASDAFSFSWKNYLPYVFPPFSIIARILNKVEEEQEFHSYRNR; from the exons ATGAGTCTCTCCGAGAATTcaagaaatgaaattttatggTGGATTAAAAATGTAGATAGGAATGAAGGGAAAAGTATAAGCTTTGGTACTCCTACTGAGTATATTGAAACTGACGCTTCTAAAATTGGATGGGGAGCAGTTTATGGTAAAAATAAGACTCAAGGAAGATGGATGAAATCTGAAAGCATTTCACACATTAATATATTAGAACTTTTAGctataaaatatgcatttttttcattaggaaaaaacatttcaaattctcatatttgcaTTAAATCTGATAGCTCTACAGCagttcaatatataaataacatgggAGGTAGTGTTGTAGCACTGTTGGAAGTAGTAAGAGAAATATGGTTCTGGGCTgctgataaaaacaattttataacagCAGTCCATATTGCAGGGAAAGATAATATTACTCCTGATCAATTGTCAAGAAATTTTAGTGACTCTTCTGAATGGAAgttgaaagaaaatatatttagaaatatttgtGGGCATTTCTTTCAAccaaatattgatttatttgctTCTAGACTTAATAAACAGTTAAGTAAATATGTCTCATGGTTTCCAGATCCAGATGCTATGGCTTCTGATGCTTTTTCTTTCTCTTGGAAAAATTATTTACCATATGTTTTTCCTCCTTTCAGTATCATAGCAAGAATTTTGAACAAGGTAGAAGAGGAACAG gAGTTCCATTCTTACAGAAACCGATAA
- the LOC134718505 gene encoding uncharacterized protein LOC134718505, with protein MDIVKVLRKFREEEDPEMEDYDGKCLPTLSKAELTSIAKSKGVKLEELLLLGGIPDSRENMCKLLHFALQCTITIQESKEDEEAGPSNRPDPPRKKRKSNDATGMKALEDKIDKLEKMLEEKKTADEESDLERAKRDVKEEASKGPKVFNIANILRPYMLCKGCATANDVDYIFCKICGCPRNKSLECLDECSKERDELLHKIEKRIDTLDNLLKSGSYSKQKCSLKTELEKFFVTLEPLKNLSNAGPEDIRKFLVFKEKNGRTQLHEDNCVYRTEHGIKNCSCPKTLTVKSVDSLLGKIRAIFRDIGRAGEWNPMLYSGNPASSHILKQHIQAVSLEQSNSNITRKQATPLMFDKLGKLCRYLSYKVSVEKDTISQFLFARDLSYFSLLCHSGNRGGDLGLLKAENLFDIPDSKGIYVSQQAGKTASIDNPKITSSYRR; from the exons ATGGATATTGTAAAAGTGTTAAGGAAGTTTCGGGAAGAAGAAGATCCCGAAATGGAAGATTATGATGGGAAGTGTTTGCCGACCCTAAGTAAGGCAGAACTAACAAGTATTGCAAAGTCTAAAGGTGTAAAGTTAGAAGAACTATTACTGTTGGGTGGAATCCCGGATTCAAGGGAGAATATGTGCAAACTCCTGCATTTTGCACTTCAGTGTACCATTACTATTCAGGAGAGTAAAGAGGATGAAGAGGCTGGGCCATCTAACCGCCCGGATCCACCAAGAAAAAAGAGAAAGTCAAATGACGCAACTGGG ATGAAAGCCCTGGAGGACAAAATAGACAAACTGGAAAAGATGttagaagaaaagaaaacagcAGATGAGGAGTCAGATTTGGAAAGAGCCAAGCGAGACGTCAAAGAAGAGGCATCCAAGGGACCAAAG gtttttaatATTGCTAATATTTTACGACCATACATGTTATGCAAAGGATGTGCAACAGCAAATGATGTAgactatattttttgtaaaatatgtggTTGTCCGAGAAATAAGTCATTAGAATGTTTAGATGAATGTTCCAAAGAAAGGGATGAACTATtgcataaaattgaaaaacgaATTGACACACttgacaatttattaaaatcgGGGAGttattcaaaacagaaatgcAGTTTAAAAACTGAATTAGAGAAATTTTTCGTTACTTTGGAACCTCTGAAAAATCTTTCCAACGCCGGTCCTGAAGATATCAGGAAATTTTTagtattcaaagaaaaaaatggtagaACACAACTGCACGAAGACAATTGTGTATATCGCACAGAACATGGTATTAAAAACTGCAGTTGTCCAAAAACTCTCACAGTAAAATCGGTAGACAGTTTGTTAGGTAAAATAAGAGCAATTTTTCGAGATATTGGAAGAGCTGGCGAATGGAACCCAATGCTTTACAGTGGCAACCCGGCTTCATCTCACATCTTGAAGCAACACATTCAAGCAGTGTCTTTAGAGCAATCTAATTCTAATATAACAAGAAAACAAGCGACTCCTTTAATGTTTGACAAATTAGGAAAACTATGTAGATATTTATCCTATAAAGTGTCTGTAGAAAAAGACACTATATCACAGTTTTTATTTGCGCGTGACTTGTCTTATTTTTCTCTGTTATGTCATTCAGGCAACAGGGGCGGGGATCTTGGTTTACTTAAGGCAGAGAATTTGTTTGACATACCTGACTCAAAAGGTATTTATGTATCACAACAGGCAGGAAAAACGGCCTCTATTGACAATCCAAAAATTACATCATCTTACCGTCGctag